The region CCACCCTGTCGCAGCTGCGCGCCCTGCTGGCGGTCGCCGATGCGGGCGGGTTCTCGGAGGCGGCAGCGGATCTGGGTGTGTCGCAATCCAGCCTCAGTGAAGCGGTCGGCAAGCTTGAAGAGCTGGTCGGGCGACCGCTCCTGCGGCGCGGACCGTCAGGCACAAGACCGACACCAGCAGGCGAGCGTGTCCTGCCTCATGCCCGCCAGGCTGTGCAGGCAGCCGGGGACGCCATTCTGGCCGCGCAGGATGACGGCTCGCTCAACGGCAGCCTGCGGGTCGCATCGTACCGGTCGGCCGCCACGCACCTGCTGCCAGCAGCCCTGGCCGCCTTCCGGGACGTTCATCCCGGAGTAGGAGTCAGTCTGATCGACTCGGAAAGCGAGTCGTGTGGCGGCGGCATCCGGGCGGTGCTCTCGGGCCTCTCTGACGTGGCTGTGGTTGTGCAGGACGAGACCACCCAGCTTCACCTGACGCCCCTGGCCCAGGATGAATACCTGTTCGTGGCGCCTGCTTCGCGCGGTACCCATCCAGTGAAGCTGTCCGAACTCAATGCCCAAACCCTCTACCTGCCCCCGGAACGCGACTCGTGCCACCAGCGGGTGTTGAGCTACCTGGCCAGTGAGGGCATAGGGACATCCGCGGTCTCCCCTATCACCCAGGACAGCGTGACGCTGAGCTTGGTGAGCCACGGTCTGGGGGTGACCATCATGCCGCGCCTGGCGCTGCAGCCCCTTCCGCCGGGGCTGGTAGCCCTGCCGTTGCCGCAGCCGCTGATGCGCCCGCTGGCCCTGGCGGTGTTGCCGCACCGGGCAGGCCTGCCGGTCATCCGGGCCTTCACCGCTACGCTTGTGAGCTCGTTGCGGTCCCGGAACGCACCCCGACCCGAGCTGACCGCCCAGGCCCACAGCGGCCCTCTGCTACACTAGCCACCATGACAGCCCTGTGTTGCCCCTCAACGCGGTAAGCAACGCTTTTTCGCTGCGCCGCGCCCTTTCCCTTGTGGACATGGCGCGGCTTTTTCATTGCCCATTCCTCTGCCCCCAAGGAGCGCCATGATTCCCCGTCCAGAATCCAGAGAACCGGACCCGAATATCTTCCTGTACGACACCCTGCAGCGCCAGAAGGTGCGCTTTACACCGACCACCCCCGGGCGCGTGGGCATGTATCTGTGCGGGCCCACGGTCTATTCCGACGCCCACCTGGGACACGCCAAAAAGGAAGTGGCCTTCGATGTGATCCGCCGAGCCTTTCTGCACCTGGGCTATCAGGTCCGTTACGTGGGCAACATCACGGACGTAGGGCACCTGCAGAACGACGCGGACGAAGGCGAGGACAAGATCGCCAAGCGCGCTGCGCTGGAGCAGCTTGAGCCCATGGAGGTCGCCGACAAGTACTTCTGGTCGTTCGTGCGCGATATGGAAGCGCTGAATATCCTCAAGCCCAGCATCAATCCGCGGGCCACCGGTCATATCACCGAGCAGATCCGGCTGATCGAGGAACTGATCGAACGGGGTCACGCCTACGAGTCGCAGGGCAGCGTGTACTTCGATGTGCGCAGCTGGCCGGAGTACGGCAAGCTCTCGGGCCGGAAGCTCGACGAGCAGGAAGAAGGCACCCGCGAGGTGGTACGTGAGGAAAAGCGCGACCCGCGAGATTTCGCCCTGTGGAAGCGCGCCGAGGCCGGCCACATCATGCGCTGGGAGTCACCCTGGGGGGTGGGCTTCCCGGGCTGGCACATCGAGTGCAGTGCCATGAGCCTGAAATACCTGGGCGAAGGCTTCGACATTCATGGTGGCGGCCTGGACCTGCAGTTTCCGCACCACGAGGCCGAGATCGCCCAGAGCGAGGCTGCCGGGCACGCATTCGCCCGTTACTGGATGCACAACAACATGCTGACCATCGGCGGCGAGAAGATGTCCAAGAGCAAGGGCAACTTCACGACCATCGCTGAGCTGCTGGAGAAGCATGATCCCATGGTGGTGCGTTTCCTGCTGGTGGGCAGCCACTACCGCTCGGTGACGGAGTTCAGCGAGGAAGCCTTCGAGTCGGCCCGCAACGGGTACCGCCGCCTGACCGAAACCCTGCACGAGGTCGGCCGCCGACTGCAGGGTGCTCCGGCTGGAGCCACCGAAGCTCTCGACGCCCGTGTGCAGGCGCATACCCACGCGTTCGAGGACGCTCTGCGCGACGATTTCAACACGCCCAAAGCCGTCGCGGCGCTGTTTGGTCTGACGGGCGATGTCAATGCGGCACTGGCCAGTGGCCCGGTCGGCCAGGACACCCTGAACCGCGTTCAGGAGGCCTATATGGCGCTGGGCGGTGGGGTCCTGGGCCTGTTCCACGCCTCTGCCAGCGAGCGTCAGGACGACACCCAGGTGGTGGACACCCTGATGGAACTGGTGCTCAAGGCGCGGCAGCACTACCGCCTGAGCAAGCAGTACGCCCAGGCTGACGAACTGCGCGACACCCTGGCGCGGGTGGGCGTGACCGTCGAAGACACCAAGGACGGTGTGCGCTGGAAACGCTGAGAGACGGCACACCCCCAGACTTCTGACCTCGTGGAATGCGCCCTGCCGGGCGCGTTTTCATTTCAGGGCGCCGAAGAAGGTAATCCTGCATTCACGTGTGCCTCACGCGCGCCCCCGGAGGGCAGGTACACTCGCCTCATGTTGCCGCCGCTGGTCAAGCAAGTGATGGATAACTTCAATTTCGACGTGGACCCGGAGCTCAGCCTGGAAGAAAATGTCGACGAGGTCATTAAAAGTGCTGCCCTGCTGTCGGGCGCCATTGCCGTCGAGCCGATTCCCTTTGCGGACATGCTGCTCATCACGCCGGTGCAGGCCAAGATGGTGCTGCACATCGGCAAGGTCTATGGCTTTGACGTGACGCCGGAGCGGGCCTCAGAGATTGCGCGTGAGCTTGGGGTGACCTTTGCCTACGGTCTGGCGGCGCGGCAGGTCATGCGTGGACTGGCCAAAATGGCCCTGCCGGTCATTGGCGGCCTGATCACCGCCCCAGCCGTATACGGCTGGACTTTTGCGCTGGGCCGCATGGCGCAGAACTACTTTGAGCGCAGGCGTGAAGGGCTGCCGCCGGTCTCGCGCATGGAGCAGGTCAAGGTGATTCAGGAAGCCAAGAGCCAGAGCCGCCGGGCACTGCCCAATGCCCAGGACTTCAGCGATCTGGCCAGCGAACTGCGCCGCCGCGCCGACGAAAAAAGCCGCAGCAGCAACGACCAGTCGCGCTGAAGGTGCCGGAGCGCAGGGGCCACGCTGTCATTACTTTGGCGGATGTGCCCGGCAGCCTCCCCGGCTTATGCTGCCGCCATGAACGTCACCCGTCATTTCAGTGACACGCGGGCGAATACAGGCCGCGTGAGGTTTCTCCTGCAGTCTGGACGCGTGCGTCTGGTGGCGGAAGGCGAGAGCTGGCAGCACCACAGCACCCACGGTAGCCTTCAGGACGCCGCGACCTTCCTGGCCACCGTGCCGAGACTCGATCACCGGCTGTACGAGCAGGCTCTGGCCGACCTGGAGCAGGCCCTGCTGTTTGAACAGCACTACGCTGCGTAAACAAGAGCAAAGGACGGGCCATGGAGCCCGTCCTTCCTTTTTTACCAGCAGCTTGTGGCCTGAAGCTTAACCCGCACCCACCGCACGGTCAGCCTCCGGGTTGGCCGCCGTCCGCTGCAGATAGGCGTCCACATCCGGACGCTCGATGATTTCAAAGCGGCTGTTGCGGATCACTGGCGTAAATCCGGCGTCCACAGCTATGCGGATCAGTTCACGCACGGTCACGCGGTGACGGTCATGGCCGGCGGCAGCTGAGACGACATTCTCTTCGAGCATGGTGCTGCCCAGATCGTTGGCACCGTAGTACAGCGCTGCCTGGGCGACCTTGAAGCCCTGCGCCGGCCACGACGCCTGGATGTTGGGCACATTGTCCAGCGCAATCCGGGCAATGGCCAGTTGCTGCAGGTATTCATGCGCGGTTGCCCCTGGGGCCTTGCCGTGCAGGCGGGTGTGCTCAGTCTGCAGGGTCCACATCGCAAAGCCGGAAAATCCGTTGCCCTGGTACTGGGCATGGGCGCGGTCCTGCTGCTCACGGATCTGGAGCAGATGCGCGGTGCGCTGGGCATAGGTTTCACCGAAGCCGATCACCATGGTCGAGATGGTATACAGCCCCTTGCGCTGCGCCGCGTCGATAATCCGGAACCAGTCGGCGCTGCGGATCCGCGCCGGAGCCGCCTTGGCACGCACGTCATCTTCGAGAATCTCGCCGCCCGCACCGGGGAGTCCGTCCAGGCCTGCTTCGATCAGGGTGTCGAGCAGTTCGTCCAGGCTCAGACCGAACGTCTTTTCCATGAACAGCACCTCTTCGGGCGAAAAGGCGTCGATACGGATGGTCGGGTGGTTTGCCTTGACGTGCCGCAGCAGCGAGGTGTAGTAGTCCAGACCCAGTTCAGGGTTGACGCCGCCCTGCAACAGGATGCGCGTTCCCCCGACCTCTTCGAGCTCACGAATCTTGTGGCTGATCTGCTCATGATCCAGCGTGTAGCTGTCGTCCTGACGGCGCGTGCGGTAAAACGCGCAGAAGTTGCAACCCACGTTGCAGATGTTGGTGTAGTTGATGTTCCGGTCGATCAGGAACGACACCAGCTGCGGGTCGCGGCGCTGCAGGCGCAGGCCATGCGCCACGGCCGCCACGTCCGGCAACGGCAGGTGGTACAGCGCCTCGATCTCGGCGGCATTCAGGCGTTCACCCCGGGCGGCCTTGTCCAGAACCCCGGTGTGGACGCTGAGAGCGGAAGCGGTCATACCGCCACGCTAGCACCCGCAGGGGGCGTAATTCGTCCCGGCATTCACCACCCCACGCCCCACCGGCCATGGAACACGGCAGTCCACTGCGCCCGTGACGCGTATGATGCCCGTTATGAGTCGGGTGGACCCTGGAAGCGGTTCCACCCCAGGAGGTTCTCCATGAAACTAGGCATGATCGGACTGGGCAAGATGGGTGGGAACATGGTATTGCGGCTGCTGGAAGGCGGGCATCAGGTGGTGGGGCACGACCGCAGTGAGGACGCCCTGAACAACATCCGCCAGCACGGCGCAAGCGGCACCCAGGACATGAACGAGTTTATTGCTTCGCTGGGCGAGCCCGGCACCCGCTCCGTGTGGGTCATGGTGCCAGCCGGAGCCATCACCCAGGCGGTGCTTGACGA is a window of Deinococcus deserti VCD115 DNA encoding:
- a CDS encoding LysR family transcriptional regulator codes for the protein MTRRGLHAQPTLSQLRALLAVADAGGFSEAAADLGVSQSSLSEAVGKLEELVGRPLLRRGPSGTRPTPAGERVLPHARQAVQAAGDAILAAQDDGSLNGSLRVASYRSAATHLLPAALAAFRDVHPGVGVSLIDSESESCGGGIRAVLSGLSDVAVVVQDETTQLHLTPLAQDEYLFVAPASRGTHPVKLSELNAQTLYLPPERDSCHQRVLSYLASEGIGTSAVSPITQDSVTLSLVSHGLGVTIMPRLALQPLPPGLVALPLPQPLMRPLALAVLPHRAGLPVIRAFTATLVSSLRSRNAPRPELTAQAHSGPLLH
- the cysS gene encoding cysteine--tRNA ligase yields the protein MIPRPESREPDPNIFLYDTLQRQKVRFTPTTPGRVGMYLCGPTVYSDAHLGHAKKEVAFDVIRRAFLHLGYQVRYVGNITDVGHLQNDADEGEDKIAKRAALEQLEPMEVADKYFWSFVRDMEALNILKPSINPRATGHITEQIRLIEELIERGHAYESQGSVYFDVRSWPEYGKLSGRKLDEQEEGTREVVREEKRDPRDFALWKRAEAGHIMRWESPWGVGFPGWHIECSAMSLKYLGEGFDIHGGGLDLQFPHHEAEIAQSEAAGHAFARYWMHNNMLTIGGEKMSKSKGNFTTIAELLEKHDPMVVRFLLVGSHYRSVTEFSEEAFESARNGYRRLTETLHEVGRRLQGAPAGATEALDARVQAHTHAFEDALRDDFNTPKAVAALFGLTGDVNAALASGPVGQDTLNRVQEAYMALGGGVLGLFHASASERQDDTQVVDTLMELVLKARQHYRLSKQYAQADELRDTLARVGVTVEDTKDGVRWKR
- a CDS encoding YcjF family protein, whose product is MLPPLVKQVMDNFNFDVDPELSLEENVDEVIKSAALLSGAIAVEPIPFADMLLITPVQAKMVLHIGKVYGFDVTPERASEIARELGVTFAYGLAARQVMRGLAKMALPVIGGLITAPAVYGWTFALGRMAQNYFERRREGLPPVSRMEQVKVIQEAKSQSRRALPNAQDFSDLASELRRRADEKSRSSNDQSR
- the mqnC gene encoding cyclic dehypoxanthinyl futalosine synthase; the protein is MTASALSVHTGVLDKAARGERLNAAEIEALYHLPLPDVAAVAHGLRLQRRDPQLVSFLIDRNINYTNICNVGCNFCAFYRTRRQDDSYTLDHEQISHKIRELEEVGGTRILLQGGVNPELGLDYYTSLLRHVKANHPTIRIDAFSPEEVLFMEKTFGLSLDELLDTLIEAGLDGLPGAGGEILEDDVRAKAAPARIRSADWFRIIDAAQRKGLYTISTMVIGFGETYAQRTAHLLQIREQQDRAHAQYQGNGFSGFAMWTLQTEHTRLHGKAPGATAHEYLQQLAIARIALDNVPNIQASWPAQGFKVAQAALYYGANDLGSTMLEENVVSAAAGHDRHRVTVRELIRIAVDAGFTPVIRNSRFEIIERPDVDAYLQRTAANPEADRAVGAG